In Actinoplanes lobatus, the DNA window ATGCCGGGCACTGTACTGGTCGCTGCCGATGTCTGGGAAATGGTCACCGAGGGTCGGCACTCGACCGCTTTACGGCTGGTGGAAACCACAACCAGGCCGCAAGATTCGATACCTTGACGCTGCGACTAGCGCGGATGTACGGAGCGGAAGGGGCGCGGTGATGCCCGAGGAGCGCGAACCCGAGCGGGACGACGAGACCCGCCCGTTGTCGTCAGTGGACGAGGAGCCGTCCCCGCGACCGGAGGACCGTGGCACGGACGTGTGGACCGGCCGGGCCGGTGTCCGGCCGTACGGGGCCTATCGCCGCGACGAGTTCGACGACGACGGCGACGGCGACTGGGCCGACAGTGGGTCCGCCGAGCCGTCCGGCCGCTGGTGGGCGCCGATCGCCATCGGCACCGTCTCGCTGATCCTGCTCGGATTGCTCGGCTTCGGCATCGCGGTGATCGTGCGGAGTTCGGACGGCGAGGTGGAGACTCCGGCCACACCCGCCGTGCGCGCGACGACGACCGGGCCGGCCGCCCCCGATGTGACGTCCACGCCCACGATCACCGAGACGATCACCACACCGCCGACGACCGACGCGGCGGATCGCGAGGTGACCGTGCCGGCGCTACGTGGGATGCCGCTGGCCGACGCACAGGCGGCATTGACGCGCTCCAACCTGGGATACCGGGTGATCCATCGGGAGAGCGACGCCGAGCCGGGAACGGTGATCAACTGCGACCCCGCGGAGGGTCAGCAGGTGCCGTCGGACACCCGGGTGACCCTCATCGTGGCCACCGCGCGGACGGGCGACCCGTCTCCGACGACACCGGCGTCCTCCATCGGAGGTTGATTCAGCGCGGGGTACGGACCGTCCGTGCGGGAGCCACCCCGGGACGGCCGGCCGGCTGACGGCTGTTGCGCAGGCGCGGATCGGGTGCCTTCCCGGCCGGGCGCAGACCATTGACCTGTACGAAGATCGAGCGGCGTTCGACCGCATCGCCGGCCGAGTTCAGTTCGTAGCCGTCCAGCCAGACCCAACCCTCGTAGGTCGGCCAGTCGTGGACCCGGATGACCCGGAAGAGCATCGGTGATGCGAATTGGACGCTTGCCGCTCTCGTCACGTGGATGACATCACCGGACCGAGGTAGAACCACGTCATCTCCTGCCCTGAGACCCGTGTAGATGGACTTTGGTGACCTAGGCGCACCAGTTTGCCGGTTTGATGCGCCCTTGCAAGCCTCCGACGGGTTTGACCATCGAAGGAGGTTGCGGAACGTCACTATCGCCGATCACACCTACCCGGTTTCGGGAGAAGGTCCATCGTGGACCGGAAGTGCTTCGGCGCCCCGTATCGGACGTCGTCTTGCTGCTATTTGTCGGACTTGCCCGCGTCTTTCAAGAACGTTAAGTGATGCAAGCCATACGGAAAGATTGCACCACCAGTCTCGTCGATGCAAGTTGCATGTCACGCTTCCGTGATTCTCCGTGATCATCCAATGTGCTTGAACGATCATGAGCGGCTCGGGAGACTGGTCGGGTGAATCGACGTCGCAGTCCCACCGTCCGTCGACGCCGCCTCGGGGTGGAACTGCGCAGGTATCGCGAGGCGGCCGGCGTGACCATTGATGTGGTGGCCGAGCGGCTGGGCTGCTCGACATCCAAGATATCCCGGATCGAAACCGGGCATACCACCGCCAGCCCGCCTGACGTGAGCGCCATGTTGGCCATTTATGGGGTCGATCCGGACATTTCGGGAGAGTTAGTTGAAATTTCGCGAGATGCCCGGAAGAAAGGTTGGTGGCACCCCTTCTCCACCGTCCTGAACAGCACTTATGTCGGCTTCGAGGCCGAAGCTAGATCAATTCAAGCGTACGAGCAGCAGGTCATTCCGGGCCTTCTGCAGAGCGAGCAGTACGCAATGGCTCTCATTCGATCCGCCCGATGGGATGACACCGATCAGGAAATCGCGCAACGGGTCCGCGTCCGTATGGAACGGCAGTCGTTACTGATTCAGGACGATCCAATCGATCTCTGGGTGGTGCTCGATGAAGCGGTGGTGAGTCGCCCG includes these proteins:
- a CDS encoding PASTA domain-containing protein, which produces MPEEREPERDDETRPLSSVDEEPSPRPEDRGTDVWTGRAGVRPYGAYRRDEFDDDGDGDWADSGSAEPSGRWWAPIAIGTVSLILLGLLGFGIAVIVRSSDGEVETPATPAVRATTTGPAAPDVTSTPTITETITTPPTTDAADREVTVPALRGMPLADAQAALTRSNLGYRVIHRESDAEPGTVINCDPAEGQQVPSDTRVTLIVATARTGDPSPTTPASSIGG
- a CDS encoding helix-turn-helix domain-containing protein; the encoded protein is MNRRRSPTVRRRRLGVELRRYREAAGVTIDVVAERLGCSTSKISRIETGHTTASPPDVSAMLAIYGVDPDISGELVEISRDARKKGWWHPFSTVLNSTYVGFEAEARSIQAYEQQVIPGLLQSEQYAMALIRSARWDDTDQEIAQRVRVRMERQSLLIQDDPIDLWVVLDEAVVSRPVGGDAVMRDQLRHLVETAGLPNVTLQILPFAVGAHAAMDGAFAILDFPSDGDPALVFAENAAGGLFLEKDDELRKFREVFGTIRAAALDPEASIEMIEKLAEEPLWKSRRRASEST